In Thiospirochaeta perfilievii, a single window of DNA contains:
- a CDS encoding class I SAM-dependent RNA methyltransferase — protein MTIIKIKIDKIISSGDGLGFLDGKAHFVPQALPNEIVEVQVIENKKGFNRCKLLNIIKASEFRTEPICKYYNICGGCNMQHTIYNNQITIKKDIIQDIFRRNGKIELEDFEFVESKDINYRNRIQLHRGNSGIGFKRRQSNEVVEINNCPLLVEKLNHFILNKSYPNENKITLFSNGINHFIGGKDSEAHAKILNKDIYFNPGGFFQSNISILPKLIDLVNRYVVGPRVMDLYCGVGLFSAFLPESIQSIVAVELDSRVKPFIDRNTNGRNITFFPMSLEEYILRGEHEKSIIDTIIVDPPRKGLSDEVRNFLKHISCKRVIYISCDPTTMARDIKDLNEHGYKLIEFKCLDFYPNTNHIESFGVLDFE, from the coding sequence GTGACAATAATTAAGATTAAAATAGATAAAATCATTTCGAGTGGAGATGGATTAGGTTTTTTAGATGGTAAAGCGCATTTTGTTCCTCAAGCTCTTCCAAATGAGATAGTGGAAGTTCAGGTGATCGAGAACAAAAAAGGCTTTAATAGATGTAAACTTTTGAACATTATTAAAGCTTCTGAATTTCGAACAGAACCAATTTGTAAATACTACAATATTTGTGGTGGTTGTAATATGCAGCATACTATATATAATAATCAAATCACAATAAAAAAAGATATAATTCAAGATATATTTAGAAGAAATGGAAAAATTGAGTTAGAAGATTTTGAATTTGTTGAATCTAAAGATATTAATTATAGAAATAGAATACAGCTCCATAGGGGAAATAGTGGTATTGGATTTAAAAGAAGACAGAGTAACGAAGTTGTAGAGATTAACAACTGTCCCTTGCTTGTTGAAAAATTAAATCATTTTATACTAAACAAGTCGTATCCTAATGAGAATAAGATAACCTTATTTTCCAACGGTATTAACCATTTTATAGGCGGAAAGGATTCTGAAGCCCATGCCAAGATTCTTAACAAGGATATCTATTTCAATCCTGGTGGCTTCTTTCAAAGTAACATTTCAATACTACCTAAGTTAATTGATCTTGTTAATCGTTATGTAGTTGGTCCAAGGGTAATGGATCTATATTGTGGGGTAGGTCTATTTAGTGCTTTTTTACCAGAGAGTATCCAGAGTATTGTTGCTGTTGAGTTAGATTCCAGGGTTAAACCATTTATAGACCGAAATACTAATGGCAGAAATATAACTTTTTTCCCAATGAGCTTAGAGGAGTATATTTTAAGAGGTGAGCATGAAAAATCTATTATTGATACAATAATTGTTGATCCTCCTAGAAAGGGATTATCAGATGAGGTTAGGAATTTCTTAAAACATATATCATGCAAAAGAGTTATATATATATCCTGTGATCCAACAACCATGGCTAGGGATATAAAAGATCTTAATGAACATGGATATAAATTAATAGAGTTTAAATGTTTAGATTTTTATCCTAATACAAATCATATTGAATCCTTTGGTGTATTAGATTTTGAATAG
- a CDS encoding redox-sensing transcriptional repressor Rex, whose translation MKNKRFSQIDASIPTIRRLPSYLNVIRRALEKDLKVISGTVIASELELEPIQVRKDLAVTGIVGKPRVGYDVKELKNAIESFLNWDKKHKAIVIGTGNLGTALIGYHGFKQNGMDIIASFDSSEDKIGKFIINVETYPMDKLPSMVKDESVDIAILTVPSENAQEVTDTLVNAGISAIWNFTNLKLKVPKDVLVLREDLSSSYAVLSVCK comes from the coding sequence ATGAAAAATAAAAGATTTTCACAGATAGATGCTAGTATTCCTACTATTAGGCGTTTACCATCGTATTTAAATGTTATTCGTAGAGCTTTAGAAAAAGATCTTAAAGTTATCTCAGGAACGGTTATTGCATCCGAACTAGAATTAGAACCAATACAAGTTCGTAAAGATTTGGCTGTTACAGGAATCGTTGGAAAACCTAGAGTTGGTTATGATGTTAAAGAGCTCAAAAACGCAATAGAATCTTTCTTAAATTGGGATAAAAAACATAAGGCTATAGTTATTGGAACAGGAAACCTAGGAACAGCTCTTATTGGTTACCATGGATTTAAGCAAAATGGTATGGATATAATAGCTTCATTTGATTCATCTGAAGATAAAATTGGAAAATTCATTATAAATGTAGAGACTTATCCAATGGATAAACTTCCATCTATGGTAAAAGATGAATCAGTAGACATTGCAATTTTAACTGTACCATCTGAGAATGCCCAGGAAGTAACAGATACGTTAGTTAATGCGGGAATATCTGCTATATGGAATTTTACTAATTTAAAGCTAAAAGTACCAAAAGATGTTCTTGTTTTACGAGAAGATCTCTCATCAAGCTATGCGGTTCTATCAGTCTGTAAATAG